In Tistrella mobilis, the sequence TCCTGCCCAAGGTGAAGATCGAGATCGTGGTCGGCGACGCCCAGGTCGAGCGCGCGATCGAAGCCATCCAGCAGGCCGCTCATACCGGCCGGATCGGCGACGGCAAGATCTTCGTGACGCCGGTGGAGGATGCCATCCGCATCCGCACCGGTGAGCGTGGCAACGACGCCCTCTGACCGGTTTTGCGGGGTACCGGGCCTGTGCCGGACTGACCGGCGCGGCCATGGCTACCCTGCGACGAGATCGCCATTGATCCGCACCGCCGCCGGTGGTGCACTCACGAGACTGAAAAAGCTCGGCCCCGCCCCCGCAGACGCCTGACGGCGGGCCGACCGGTCGGTATGACGGATCATCCGGGGACACGGTGGTCCGCATGCCGCAGTCCAGGCAGGCCCGTCAACAGGCAGGCCAATCAACAGGCAGGATAGAAAATGTCGGACGCGAAGACTGTCCTTCAGCAGATCAAAGACAACGAAATCAAGTTCGTCGATTTCCGCTTCACCGACCCGCGCGGCAAGTGGCAGCACACCACCTACTTCGCCGAGGCGGTGGACGAGGGCACCTTCACTGACGGCGTGATGTTCGACGGTTCGTCGATCGCCGGCTGGAAGGCGATCAACGAGTCGGACATGATCCTGATGCCCGACTGCAGCAGCACCTTCGTCGATCCGTTCGCCGCCCAGCCGACCCTGGTCGTGGTCTGCGACGTGCTCGAGCCGTCGACCGGCCAGGGTTATGAGCGCGACCCGCGTTCGACCGCGCTGCGCGCCGAGGCGTACCTTAAGTACACCGGCGTCGGCGACACCGCCTTCTTCGGTCCCGAGCTGGAATTCTTCCTGTTCGACGACGTCCGCTTCAATGTCGGCATGTTCGGCGCCTCCTACTCGGTCGACGAGCTGGAGCTGCCCTCGAACAGCGGCCGCGCCTATGACGAGGGCAACACCGGCCATCGTCCGAAGGTGAAGGGCGGCTACTTCCCCGTCGCGCCGGTCGACAGCATGTCGGACATCCGCGGCGAGATGCTGGAGCAGCTGAAGGCGGTCGGCATGACCCCGGTCCTGCACCACCACGAAGTGGCACCGGCGCAGAACGAGCTGGGCACCGGCTTCGGCACCCTGACCGCCACCGCCGACGGCGTGCAGAAGTACAAGTACGTCGTCCACAACGTCGCCCATGCCTTCGGCAAGTCGGCCACCTTCATGCCGAAGCCGGTCTCGGGCGACAACGGTTCGGGCATGCACACCCACCAGTCGATCTGGAAGGATGGCAAGCCCCTCTTCGCCGGCTCGGGCTATGCCGACCTGTCGGAGATGTGCCTCTACTACATCGGCGGCATCATCAAGCACGCGAAGGCGCTGAACGCCTTCACGAACCCGTCGACCAACAGCTACAAGCGCCTGATCCCAGGCTTCGAGGCGCCGGTGCTGCTCGCCTATTCGGCGCGCAACCGTTCGGCTTCGATCCGCATCCCCTATGTCGCGAGCCCGAAGGGCAAGCGCATCGAGGTCCGCTTCCCGGATCCGACCGCGAACCCCTACCTCTCGTTCTCGGCGATGCTGATGGCCGGCCTCGACGGTATCGAGAACAAGATCCATCCCGGCGACGCGATGGACAAGAACCTCTACGACCTCCCGCCGGAGGAGCTGAAGGACGTCCCGACCGTCTGCGGCTCGCTGCGTGAGGCCCTGGCGGCTCTCGACGCCGACCGCGAATTCCTCAAGAAGGGCGAGGTCTTCACCGACGCCCAGATCGATGCCTATATCGATCTGAAGATGGAGGAAGTCTACGATTGGGAGCACACCCCGCATCCGGTCGAGTTCCGGAACTACTACAGCGTGTGATCTCCAAGCGTTTGATCGCGCCGGGCTGGGTCGCGGATCGAGGAGCGGGGGCCTTCGTTTCGTGAACCACCGGTGACGGTCGACCGACGGGGCCGTCGTTTCCGCCTTCGGGTGGGGACGGCGGCCCCGGCGTTTTTGGGGGCCGCCATGGACGTCGGGTGTATCCGCGACGCCTTCAGCGGGGCGCGGCACCCGTCCTGGCAAGCCAGATGCCGCCGGCCAGAATGACCGCCCCGCCCGCCAGGGCTGCGGGCCCCGGCACTTCGGCAAACAGCAGCCAACCCAGGGCGGCGCTGAACACGATCCAGACATAGCGCACCGGGCCGAGTGTCGCGGCATCAGCCAGGCGATAGGCCTGGATGTTGCAGGTCTGGCCCAGGATCGCCGCCGGCCCCAGGCACAAAAAGGCGGTCAGCATCCAGCCCGACATCGGCTGCCAGACCAGCAGCGCCGGCAGGGCGAGCAGCAGGCTACCGAACAGGTTCACATAGAACAGCACCACCAGCCGGGTTTCCGAGCGCGCCAGCGTCTTGATCATGATCGCCTCGATCGCGATCAGCGCCGCACCGCCCAGCGCCACCAGGGCCGGCGCCAACATGGCCGGCGTGAAGCGCACCCCCTCTCCGCCGGCAAAGACCACGATTGCGGCGCCGCCCAGACACAGCGCCGCCGCTGCCCAACGTGCCGGCCGCACCCGCTCTCCCAGCAGCGTCACCCCCAGCACCACGGTGAACAGCCCTTCCAGCAGGCCGATCGCTGCGGCATTGGCAACCGGCATTGCGGTTGCGGCATGAATGGCCGCCATGCCGCCCAGCCCGCCGCATCCGGCGCGAACGGCATGCAGGCCCGGCTGGCGTGTCGCCATCGACCGCCAGCGGCCACCGGCGGTGACCGCCACCACAACCGTCGCCAGCCCGCCCACATAGCGCAGCCACATGATCTGCAAAGCCGGGATCAGCCCGCCGGCAATCTTGCCCGACATGAAGATCAGGGCGAAGAGCCCCACCGCCGTCACGGCCCAGAGAATACCCTGCGCCTCGGCGCCGATCACGGGGGCCGCAGGTGCAGTCCGCCTGAGGGTCGCGCCGTCGTCACCATCGATCGACATGATGCCGCTCCATTCCGCATCCGCCGCAACAGGCGGCTCGCCACGGAGCATCGGCCAGGGATACCATATCGGTCCAATGCCGTTTTGGCGGCACTTCATACGTTTCTGATATGGATGACGGAAGAGCGAAGGGCCCCATGAAACTCGGCATGCGCCAGCTCGATGCCTTTCAGGCGGTGATGACGCTGGGCACCGTCACCGCAGCGGCGAATGTGCTCGCCACCTCGCAGCCGGCGGTCACCCGGTCGATCCGGCAGCTGGAAGATGCGACCGGTCTTCAGCTTTTCCGCCGCGTCCGTGGCCGACTGGATCCCACGCCGGATGCCCGCGAGCTGATGGAGACGGTCCGGCAGAGCTATGCCGGCATCGACCGCATCGCCCAGGTCGCGAGCCAGCTGCGGCGGCGCCATACCGGCCATCTGCGCGTCGGCTGCCTGCCCGCCTTCGCCCAGGGCTTCATCGCCCGGACCATCGCCGACTTCCTGGCCGACCATCCCAAAGCCAGCCTGTCGGTCACGCCGCTGATGTCGTCCGACGTGGTCCGCGCCACCCGCAGCCGCGAGGTCGATATCGGCATCGCCGCCTATGATATCGACGTCACCGGGCTCGACACCCGCCCGTTCACCGACTGTCCCGAGATCGCCGTGGTTCCGGCCGGCCATCCCCTCGCCGACCGTCAGGTCGTCGCTCCCGCAGATCTGGCCGGGCAGCCCCTGGTGATGCTGGGGGCGAGCGACCCTTACCGCCAGCGGCTCGATCGTCTTCTGGCCGGTGAGGGCGTGACACCGGCACGGCTGGTCGAAACGCCGACCAGTTCAGCGCTCTGCGCCATGGTCGTCGAAGGGGTCGGCGTCGGCGTGGTCAACCCGATCACCGCGCTGGATTTCATCGGGCAGGGTCTGGTCATGCTGCGCCTTGCGGCAGACCTGCCCTTCGTCACCACCCGGCTGCAGGTCACGACCGGCAGCGCCGACTCCCTGGCCGCGGCCTTCATTTCGGCCCTGGAGCTGCGACGGGACCGGGATCTCGCGGCGGTGGCGGCAGCGCTCAATCCGGCAGAGGCCGCGGCCGCCCCTCGGCATCGACCGCCACGAAGGTGAAGACCGCTTCGGTCACCAGCTCCTCGATCGGATCCTCAAGGCCGGTGCGGCGGCGGGTCACCCAGGTTTCCAGATGCAGACGGATCGAGCTGCGCCCCGTGCCGACGATGCGGCAATAGACGCTGACCAGGTCGCCGACCCGCACCGGCTTCAGAAAGCTCATTGCGTCCACGGCGGCGGTGACGACCCGGCCGCGGGCGCGCTGGCCGGCTGCGATGCCTCCGGCGATGTCCATTTGCGACATCACCCAGCCGCCGAAGATGTCGCCTGCCGGGTTCGCATCGGCAGGCATGGCGACGGTGCGCAGCTCCGCCGCGCCTTCCGGGCGGCGCGGCATGGTACCGGGCTCGTGGCTGCGGGTCATGGCGCAGGGCTCCCCTCATCGATGGGTGCAGGGCCGGACAGGCTGCAGCGCAACAGGGCCGATCCTCCGGGCTTCCGCCGGCCCGCGACGTCACATCGCCCGACCCGCGACGTAACATCGACTGTAGCCCTTGCCGGTGATCCGCGCGATTCCTATAATCCGCGCCATGTCAGATCTCTTCGAAAGCGACGCAGCCGGAACCGGCGGCACTGGGTATTCGGCGGCGGACATCGAGGTTCTCGAGGGTCTGGAGCCGGTGCGCCGCCGTCCCGGCATGTATATCGGCGGCACCGACGATCGTGCACTGCACCATCTCGCGGCCGAAATCCTCGACAATTCGATGGACGAGGCCGTCGCCGGCCACGCCACCCGGATCGAGGTCGGGCTTGCCGCCGACAACACGCTGATGATCCGCGACAACGGTCGCGGCATCCCGGTGGATCCGCACCCGAAATACAAGGACAAGTCCGCGCTCGAGGTGGTGATGACCACCCTGCATGCCGGCGGCAAGTTCAACGGCAAGGTCTACGCGACATCGGGCGGTCTGCACGGCGTCGGCATCTCGGTGGTCAACGCGCTGTCCGACCGGATGGTGATCGAGGTCGCGCGCGACCGGAAGCTCTGGGCGCAGGACTATTCCCGCGGGCGTCCGCAGGGGCCGCTGGTCCTGAAGGGTGCCGCCCCCAATCGCCGCGGCACCACGGTCTGGTTCCATCCGGATGCCGAGATCTTCGGCGATCTGCGCTTCAAGCCCGCCACGCTTTACCGGCTGGTGCGCTCCAAGGCCTATCTGCATCGCGGTGTCGAAATCCGCTGGGCCTGCGATCCGGCGCTCCTCGCCGCCGATGGCGAGGTGCCGGCCGAAGAGACCCTGCATTTCCCGGGCGGCCTTGCCGATTTCATGGCGACGCTCGTCGACGGCCCGACCGTCACGCCCGAGGCCTTCACCGGCCTGGTGGAGAGCGAGGGCCAGTCGAAGATCGACTGGGCCATCACCTGGCCGCTCGAAGGCCAGGGCTTCACCTCGTGGTACTGCAACACCGTGCCGACCCCGCTTGGCGGCACGCATGAACTCGGCCTGCGCTCGGCCCTGACCAAGGCGCTGCGCAGCTTTGCCGAGCTGTCGCAGAAACAGGCCCGCGCCGCCAAGCGCGCCCAGCAGATCACCGCCGACGACATCCTGGGCGGCGCGGTGGTGCTGCTCTCGGTCTTCATTCCCGATCCGCAGTTCCAGGGCCAGACCAAGGACCGCCTGACCTCGCCCCAGGCCTCGCGTCTGGTGGAGAATGCGATCCGCGACCGGTTCGAACACTGGCTGACCGCCAATCCGGCCGCCGCCAGCGACCTGCTCGCCTTCGTGCTCGACCGGGCCGAGGAACGCCTGCGCCGCAAGGAAGAAAAGACCGTCGGCCGCAAGACCGCCACCAGGCGGCTGCGTCTGCCCGGCAAGCTTGCCGACTGCACCCGCGACGAGGCCGACGGCACCGAGCTTTTCCTGGTCGAGGGCGACTCGGCCGGCGGCTCGGCCAAACAGGCGCGCAACCGCGATACCCAGGCGGTTCTGGCCCTGCGCGGCAAGATCCTGAACGTCGCCTCGGCCTCGCTCGACAAGCTCAAGGGCAACCAGGAAATCAACGACATCATCCTGGCGCTGGGCTGCGGCACCGGCCGGGATTTCAAGCTGGCGGATCTGCGCTACGAGCGCATCGTCATCATGACCGATGCCGATGTCGACGGTGCGCATATCGCCTCGCTGCTGATGACCTTTTTCTTCCGCCAGATGCCCGGGCTGATCGATTCCGGCCGGCTCTATCTGGCGGTGCCGCCGCTCTACCGCGTGGCACGCGGCGGCGATACCGCCTATGCCCGCGACGATGCCGACCTGAAGCATCTGCTCGCAACCCGCTTCAAGGGGGCGAAGACCGAGATCAGCCGCTTCAAGGGTCTCGGCGAAATGCCGGCACGGCAGCTGAAAGAGACCACCATGGCGCCCGAGACCCGCACCCTGCTTCGGGTCGGCATCGACCAGGGCAGCCGGATGCTGGTCGCGGAACGCGTCGAGACCCTGATGGGCAAGCGGCCCGAGAAGCGTTTCCAGTTCATTCAGGAA encodes:
- the parE gene encoding DNA topoisomerase IV subunit B yields the protein MSDLFESDAAGTGGTGYSAADIEVLEGLEPVRRRPGMYIGGTDDRALHHLAAEILDNSMDEAVAGHATRIEVGLAADNTLMIRDNGRGIPVDPHPKYKDKSALEVVMTTLHAGGKFNGKVYATSGGLHGVGISVVNALSDRMVIEVARDRKLWAQDYSRGRPQGPLVLKGAAPNRRGTTVWFHPDAEIFGDLRFKPATLYRLVRSKAYLHRGVEIRWACDPALLAADGEVPAEETLHFPGGLADFMATLVDGPTVTPEAFTGLVESEGQSKIDWAITWPLEGQGFTSWYCNTVPTPLGGTHELGLRSALTKALRSFAELSQKQARAAKRAQQITADDILGGAVVLLSVFIPDPQFQGQTKDRLTSPQASRLVENAIRDRFEHWLTANPAAASDLLAFVLDRAEERLRRKEEKTVGRKTATRRLRLPGKLADCTRDEADGTELFLVEGDSAGGSAKQARNRDTQAVLALRGKILNVASASLDKLKGNQEINDIILALGCGTGRDFKLADLRYERIVIMTDADVDGAHIASLLMTFFFRQMPGLIDSGRLYLAVPPLYRVARGGDTAYARDDADLKHLLATRFKGAKTEISRFKGLGEMPARQLKETTMAPETRTLLRVGIDQGSRMLVAERVETLMGKRPEKRFQFIQENARFVTEALDV
- the glnA gene encoding type I glutamate--ammonia ligase — translated: MSDAKTVLQQIKDNEIKFVDFRFTDPRGKWQHTTYFAEAVDEGTFTDGVMFDGSSIAGWKAINESDMILMPDCSSTFVDPFAAQPTLVVVCDVLEPSTGQGYERDPRSTALRAEAYLKYTGVGDTAFFGPELEFFLFDDVRFNVGMFGASYSVDELELPSNSGRAYDEGNTGHRPKVKGGYFPVAPVDSMSDIRGEMLEQLKAVGMTPVLHHHEVAPAQNELGTGFGTLTATADGVQKYKYVVHNVAHAFGKSATFMPKPVSGDNGSGMHTHQSIWKDGKPLFAGSGYADLSEMCLYYIGGIIKHAKALNAFTNPSTNSYKRLIPGFEAPVLLAYSARNRSASIRIPYVASPKGKRIEVRFPDPTANPYLSFSAMLMAGLDGIENKIHPGDAMDKNLYDLPPEELKDVPTVCGSLREALAALDADREFLKKGEVFTDAQIDAYIDLKMEEVYDWEHTPHPVEFRNYYSV
- a CDS encoding acyl-CoA thioesterase: MTRSHEPGTMPRRPEGAAELRTVAMPADANPAGDIFGGWVMSQMDIAGGIAAGQRARGRVVTAAVDAMSFLKPVRVGDLVSVYCRIVGTGRSSIRLHLETWVTRRRTGLEDPIEELVTEAVFTFVAVDAEGRPRPLPD
- a CDS encoding P-II family nitrogen regulator, which gives rise to MKKIEAIIKPFKLDEVKEALHEIGLQGMTVTEAKGFGRQKGHTELYRGAEYVVDFLPKVKIEIVVGDAQVERAIEAIQQAAHTGRIGDGKIFVTPVEDAIRIRTGERGNDAL
- a CDS encoding DMT family transporter produces the protein MSIDGDDGATLRRTAPAAPVIGAEAQGILWAVTAVGLFALIFMSGKIAGGLIPALQIMWLRYVGGLATVVVAVTAGGRWRSMATRQPGLHAVRAGCGGLGGMAAIHAATAMPVANAAAIGLLEGLFTVVLGVTLLGERVRPARWAAAALCLGGAAIVVFAGGEGVRFTPAMLAPALVALGGAALIAIEAIMIKTLARSETRLVVLFYVNLFGSLLLALPALLVWQPMSGWMLTAFLCLGPAAILGQTCNIQAYRLADAATLGPVRYVWIVFSAALGWLLFAEVPGPAALAGGAVILAGGIWLARTGAAPR
- a CDS encoding LysR substrate-binding domain-containing protein codes for the protein MKLGMRQLDAFQAVMTLGTVTAAANVLATSQPAVTRSIRQLEDATGLQLFRRVRGRLDPTPDARELMETVRQSYAGIDRIAQVASQLRRRHTGHLRVGCLPAFAQGFIARTIADFLADHPKASLSVTPLMSSDVVRATRSREVDIGIAAYDIDVTGLDTRPFTDCPEIAVVPAGHPLADRQVVAPADLAGQPLVMLGASDPYRQRLDRLLAGEGVTPARLVETPTSSALCAMVVEGVGVGVVNPITALDFIGQGLVMLRLAADLPFVTTRLQVTTGSADSLAAAFISALELRRDRDLAAVAAALNPAEAAAAPRHRPPRR